GCCAACAAGTTAAAACATCAAAAAAAGCGCAGAAAGCAACGACGAGCTCGGCTAAAAAAGTGAGTCGTAAACAAGTAACCCAAACGTCATCATCAGCTAAAGCGGTCTGGTCTTCGGCCAAGTCACAAGCATTGAAGACCTATATGGCCAGTTTTAGTCAAGCAATGAATCAACAATATGTTGAATATTCACCAAGCCAAAGTGGCGAATATTATGGTATTCAATTTCCAGATTATTTAGATGAAGATAAAGTAGCGGTTGATGATCAACACGTTACTGTTAGTTGGTCCGAAAATGGCGTTGGCCAAGCAGATTACCAAGTTGTGGGTATTTATTCGGATTATAATAATGCACCAAGTATGGGAGCGCATCTGTACCTATTTACAATTCATGATGGTCAGCCAGTTGTATTAATCACGGAACAAACGCAAGGCATGCCAGACAATTTGATGCACTTCAAAGAAACAGCCAATACTGATTTGAAGCAAAACTTTGCACAGATTGTCGGTGGTGGCTCGGCAACAACGGCTAATACAACCAAAACGCCATCGTCAATTGCCAGCTATCAAGTGCCATCAGAATTAGCTGGCACTTGGTATGGTTATAGTGAGTATAGTAAGCAGTCAGAGCAAATTGATACGCTTGAAATAGCTGGGAATAAGCTGACGCTAAATGGCGAAACAACTGAATTACATCAAGATAGTGAACGAACAAGTCAAGATCGCGAACTATTGAGTGGTAAAGGTGATCCAAATCAAATAGATAAAAATAAAATGGACAATTGGGGTGTTATTAAAGAGTTTGATGTCGAGGGTCGTCATTGGCTCAATGTTCGTGGTTGGTATCAAAGTGCCGGGGATGGTAGTTATTACGGTGTTAAGAGCCGTAGTATCGATGGACAAACCATGCCTGTTTTAACGATTGCTGGTGGGGCCGGTATGTGGCCTAGTCAACATTTCTATCCAACTAAGGCAGCGGCGTTGTCAATGAAAGACACGAAATTTGATGATGAGCATAATCAAGAATAATTAAAAAATTCACCGGAATTGCGCAAGATTCAGCTTTCCTCTATAATAACTTGAAAAGAGGAGTGATGGAGATGTTTAAATCGCGTGATGAAAAGGTAGCGGCTTACGAAATGCTACTTAAGCAACAAGCGGCGTTATTAGAAGGCGAAACCAATTTAATTGCTAATTTGGCTAATTCTTCGGCTTTATTGAACCAAACGCTACCAGAAACGGTTTTTGCCGGTTACTATTTGTATCAAGATAATGAGTTAGTCTTAGGGCCTTTTCAAGGCAATGTCTCATGTATGCATATTCCGATGGGTAAAGGGGTTTGTGGTGAAGCTGCCGCTGAGCAAGCGACTGTGATTGTAACGGATGTGACGGAACATCAAAATTACATCGCCTGTGACTCAACGGCCCGTTCTGAAATCGTCGTACCAATGATGAAAGACGCGCGATTGATCGGTGTTTTAGATCTCGATAGCCGCGAAGTCGGCGCTTACGATGCGGTTGATCAAGAATACTTAGAACGTTACGTGCAGTTGCTAATGCAAGCATAAAAAAACAAGGTCCCTAAAAGGGGCCTTGTTTTTAATTTCTAGAGTGTAGCGATTTGTTTTTTAAGATGATAACAAACTTGGGTTACAATCACAATTGCCAACAAGCGATCCAAATAGTCAGTTCCGGCTTGAACAAGTGTGATGCTTGCAAATTGATTGAGGCCGAGACCACTGAGTAGTTGAACAATCATGCTGGAGCCTGAAGACGTAATCCCGTGGAATAGGAAATACGTAATCAATGAACTGACAACGGTGCCCGGTAAAGCGACGCCGATGGCAACTAACGGTATTTCACGTTTGTTACGGTGATGTTGGTACAAAAACCAGCCAGCTAGTAAACCGGTTAAAAGGCCATCTGGTAAATAGTATAGCGCGAATAAGTCAGTTGTAATACCGCTAAGAACACTACTAGCAGTTGCTGTTAACGCACCAGCTAACGGGCCTAGTAAGGCACCAGCAAGGATTGTCCCGATGCTATCGAGATAAATTGGTAATCGTAAGACGAGCGCAATGTT
This DNA window, taken from Latilactobacillus sakei, encodes the following:
- a CDS encoding GAF domain-containing protein, whose product is MFKSRDEKVAAYEMLLKQQAALLEGETNLIANLANSSALLNQTLPETVFAGYYLYQDNELVLGPFQGNVSCMHIPMGKGVCGEAAAEQATVIVTDVTEHQNYIACDSTARSEIVVPMMKDARLIGVLDLDSREVGAYDAVDQEYLERYVQLLMQA
- a CDS encoding ECF transporter S component encodes the protein MKKFKTRHLTIIALAIALNYVGSNIALVLRLPIYLDSIGTILAGALLGPLAGALTATASSVLSGITTDLFALYYLPDGLLTGLLAGWFLYQHHRNKREIPLVAIGVALPGTVVSSLITYFLFHGITSSGSSMIVQLLSGLGLNQFASITLVQAGTDYLDRLLAIVIVTQVCYHLKKQIATL